Part of the Candidatus Zixiibacteriota bacterium genome, AGTTCTCGGCCTGCAATGCCGAGCGATAATACGTTTCGTTATAGTAAAACTGCTCCATGCCCAGTTGCATTGTCCTAGTCGTCGTATACGGATAGCCCGAGCGCACCACCAATTCTGTGCCGAAAGTCAACCGCCGGCTCGGCCGATAGTCGAGTTGACACTGAATCCGGTGCGGCGCGTTCAGGTCATACGGCACCGTTACGCCGTGGTCGGTTTTCACCGCGTGACTGTAGGCGTAACTCACGTAAAGGTTCAGTCGGTCGCGCCAGAGATGGTTGTGAGTGAAACTGGTGGAGATGCCCCTGAATGAGGCGCTACCCTCAGAACGCATCTGCAGAAAGGCCGGGTCCAGAGTATAGTTTTCGGTCCATACACGATTGAAGTCGGGCGAAACTACCGGCATGTCGGTTATTGTCTTGGTGAACAGACTTGCTTTGAACCCGCGGTCGGCGTACGACAGGCTGGCGAGACTGGTTCGAACGGGCGTCAGTTGGTCCATACTGGCGCGCACCATGACCTGGTATGCCTCAAGGACATTCGAGAGCGGGCTTTCGACAAACGTGCCGTAGAACAGTTCCGCGCTCCGCTCGCCGTCGAGTTGTATCCGTACCGAATGACGTGATACCAGCTGCCTGCTTTGGGAGAGAGACGAGAATTCTTCGAGGCGCAGACCCTGCTCGAATGTGAACCTTCCGACCGGTAGTGTGATGCCTGCATAGGCGGCGTTGGTCCAGCCCGGGGTTTCGGCTTGATATGTCCCGTAGAGTGAATTGACGGCGTTCTGGTAGATGTATGGGTTGTCGCTGTTGGCGAACGGCGGGAGCATATTCCAATTTTTCTGGTGTAAATCGGTCGAGCGGCGGGCGGTTTTCTCATACTGATCGCCCACTCGCAGAGTCGCCAAACCGACCTGGAGTTCTGTCTCTACGGCGGCATTGTAATTACGCACTTTTTCTTCAAGGCTGATATTGACGGCGCTGACGCGAGTAAGGTCATCCGGCCACGCGGCGTACTCGCGGCCCGCATCCTTGACAGAACCCGATACCGACAGTAGCGCGCGACCGTAGAGCGTGTTGAGCCGGGCGCCGACATACTGCTCCCAGGCGTGCTGGTACGTTCCGAGCACGCGATCCGGTCGCGAGGGGGCGGTGGTCGAATAGCGGAGATAATCGCGCACCTGGTATTGATCTACTGCGAGCGCCAGGTGTTTGGACAGCCTGACACCACCGGAGAGGAACAGGTCCTGGAAATTGGTTGGTGGGATAGCGCGACGGTTTGTGCTGACCTCAAACTGCTTCACCAGCTTGTCGAGAATCGATTTGCGCAACGAGGCGAGGACAAAATACCGCTCGCTGCCGAAACCGTACGAGCCTGTGGCCTCGATAGCCGATACCGAGAGTTCGCCGCCGCGGTCTCTTTCGAATCGACCCGAAGTCCGTAGGTCGATGACCGACGGGAGCCCGTAGCGGGAGTCGGTCCCCTGAGGGTAGAATCGAATGTCGCTTACCACCGAGGCGGGGACGATCGAGAACATGCCGTAATGGTCCGGGTCTGACCCGATCGAGGCGCCGTTGAGATAATACCGTGGGCTGGTGCCATCGATACGAAGCTGCGACGAGTGCGCCGAGCCGATTTTGCTCAACTGGGGATATTTGATCGCGGCAACAGCGTTGGTGCTCACCAGCGAACGGGAAGTGGCCAGGCGAATATCGGAACTTGTGAATTGGAGGCTGGACATGCGTGGTTCCGGCGCTGGGGTCACGCGGATGGCGCCAAGCGGTATGGCTTGCTGGCGACACGTTATGTTTTGCCTGATCGACTCTCCGGTCATCTGGATTTCCGTGAGCGTCGGCTCGTATCCAAGAGAAGAGACACGAAGTTGGACGGACGCGGTGTTGGCGATACGGATTGTCAGACGATACTGTCCGGAATCATCGGTGGCTGTCCCCGAGACAACCCGCCCGTTGACTATTAACGAAACCGAGGCGCCGATCAACGGCGTCCCATCATCCCCTTGCACGTGGCCGGAAATGGTGAGAGTCTTGTTATGTTCTGCCGACGGGAATGGCTCAGCAAGGGCAGAACTGCAAGCGGCCAGGAGAACAGCGATGATGATTTTAGTTGTGACAGAGC contains:
- a CDS encoding carboxypeptidase-like regulatory domain-containing protein, yielding MRSVTTKIIIAVLLAACSSALAEPFPSAEHNKTLTISGHVQGDDGTPLIGASVSLIVNGRVVSGTATDDSGQYRLTIRIANTASVQLRVSSLGYEPTLTEIQMTGESIRQNITCRQQAIPLGAIRVTPAPEPRMSSLQFTSSDIRLATSRSLVSTNAVAAIKYPQLSKIGSAHSSQLRIDGTSPRYYLNGASIGSDPDHYGMFSIVPASVVSDIRFYPQGTDSRYGLPSVIDLRTSGRFERDRGGELSVSAIEATGSYGFGSERYFVLASLRKSILDKLVKQFEVSTNRRAIPPTNFQDLFLSGGVRLSKHLALAVDQYQVRDYLRYSTTAPSRPDRVLGTYQHAWEQYVGARLNTLYGRALLSVSGSVKDAGREYAAWPDDLTRVSAVNISLEEKVRNYNAAVETELQVGLATLRVGDQYEKTARRSTDLHQKNWNMLPPFANSDNPYIYQNAVNSLYGTYQAETPGWTNAAYAGITLPVGRFTFEQGLRLEEFSSLSQSRQLVSRHSVRIQLDGERSAELFYGTFVESPLSNVLEAYQVMVRASMDQLTPVRTSLASLSYADRGFKASLFTKTITDMPVVSPDFNRVWTENYTLDPAFLQMRSEGSASFRGISTSFTHNHLWRDRLNLYVSYAYSHAVKTDHGVTVPYDLNAPHRIQCQLDYRPSRRLTFGTELVVRSGYPYTTTRTMQLGMEQFYYNETYYRSALQAENSQRFAANALVNFHASFDFGSTELFTSVANATNRANPIIHSTSGFIYDAGILPSLGLRYRF